A single genomic interval of Spinacia oleracea cultivar Varoflay chromosome 6, BTI_SOV_V1, whole genome shotgun sequence harbors:
- the LOC130463198 gene encoding uncharacterized protein: METEGAAAKRREGDGGGGEGRRRKWRRRGKGNEEEIRRQRGWGRDGGDRGRRRGKGGEEERRRRRGRGRGGGDREKEREGQRRGEKETKGGRRRQREKEREGRGGEEERRRRRGRRRRGGGGGGGKKKW; this comes from the coding sequence ATGGAGACGGAGGGGGCGGCGGCGAAAAGGAGAGAAGGAGACGGAGGGGGCGGAGAGGGGCGGCGGCGAAAATGGAGAAGGAGAGGGAAGGGAAACGAAGAGGAGATAAGGAGACAGAGGGGGTGGGGGAGAGACGGCGGCGATAGAGGGAGAAGGAGAGGGAAGGGCGGCGAAGAGGAGAGAAGGAGACGGAGGGGGCGGGGGAGGGGCGGCGGCGACAGAGAGAAGGAAAGGGAGGGGCAGCGAAGAGGAGAGAAGGAGACAAAGGGGGGGCGGCGGCGACAGAGGGAGAAGGAGAGGGAAGGGCGCGGCGGCGAAGAGGAGAGAAGGAGACGAAGGGGGCGGCGCCGGAGGGGAGGGGGAGGTGGAGGTGGTAAGAAAAAATGGTGA